In Bacillus methanolicus, the following proteins share a genomic window:
- the cas3 gene encoding CRISPR-associated helicase Cas3': protein MYFSHNNPEKKLTVHLKEVYEYSQDMLKNVPLSTENRNVLEYISKIVAVTHDFGKYLSYFQDYLQTGEESGDLHHHSFISAVFAAHLLRHTTNLNASWSEFAPLLGYFVIMHHHGNLRDVSLDVTRSRHIVENTVQDSLHYRVITLKHQIDDIKKHASSIIDDLSSLWNELSIPLSFSEELHRFLQDYEKTFDEVYRQYYLISKRRKLELTKELYYYALVLYSVLINADKLSAANIKRKPRVYIPDHLVDQYRQANFDVEVTEGTNGWRNRMYNVVMKRIDYVSKMKPEQRLFTLTAPTGAGKTLLSLSVALKWREQTERKYGYSPKIIYALPFTSVIDQNEKVIRDLLSQLADFHANEQRYLVKHHHLSTFQYKTENEELPLRKALLLTESWEAELIVTTFVQLFHTLIGYENCTLKKFHQIAGSIIILDEIQNVPIEYWPLFRSVLHKMAELFSCKILLLTATQPLIFTEGETIELLESENVKPIDFFKEMERVELHWLGGEKGAYSPIEWIELFQSRFEDGKNYLAIFNTIKTSIEIYEGIKEWLIERGYEVIYLSTNIVPRERKRRIEQIKQLLREKNKVVVISTQVVEAGVDVDFNVVYRDLGPIDSIVQAAGRCNRNRKLHELGKVYITPIERDGKLESQYVYGAVHTKIAKEVLPKTAVSEHQFFDIIAQYFTDVRGNKAFTASDGIIKAIEELKFDAKDKQGSKNEPEYVSEFRLIEDAHQAVDVFVEAEEQATNIWQQYIQKVIEEKDFEIRFENYLGMKKEVRQYVISAPIKLVKNLDRDLFDKTRMLYLSNDILNQYYNCEYGLIRTSEMVDAWIM, encoded by the coding sequence ATGTATTTTTCTCATAATAATCCAGAGAAAAAATTGACTGTGCATTTAAAGGAAGTATACGAATATTCGCAAGATATGCTGAAAAATGTACCGCTGTCTACTGAAAATCGCAATGTACTTGAATATATCAGCAAAATCGTTGCGGTAACGCACGATTTCGGTAAATATTTATCATATTTTCAGGATTATTTGCAAACCGGTGAAGAGAGCGGAGATTTGCATCACCATTCGTTTATTTCCGCCGTGTTTGCCGCTCACCTTTTACGCCATACGACAAACTTAAATGCTTCATGGTCTGAGTTTGCCCCATTATTAGGTTACTTCGTTATTATGCACCACCATGGGAATTTGCGTGACGTTTCCCTAGATGTAACAAGATCGCGCCATATTGTTGAAAATACCGTGCAAGATTCGCTACATTATCGAGTTATCACGTTGAAACATCAAATAGATGATATTAAGAAACATGCTTCTTCCATTATTGACGATTTGTCTTCTTTATGGAACGAGCTTTCCATTCCGTTGTCTTTTTCTGAGGAACTTCATCGTTTTCTTCAAGACTATGAAAAAACATTTGATGAGGTTTACCGTCAATATTACTTAATAAGCAAACGAAGAAAACTTGAACTAACGAAGGAACTTTACTATTATGCATTGGTACTGTATTCAGTGCTCATCAATGCTGACAAATTATCGGCTGCTAATATTAAGCGAAAGCCGCGCGTTTATATTCCAGACCATCTTGTTGACCAGTATCGCCAAGCGAATTTTGATGTGGAAGTGACAGAAGGGACGAACGGTTGGAGAAACCGCATGTACAACGTTGTCATGAAACGAATCGACTATGTTTCAAAGATGAAGCCAGAGCAACGATTGTTTACGTTAACGGCGCCAACTGGGGCGGGAAAAACGCTTTTGTCGCTTTCCGTTGCTTTAAAATGGCGCGAGCAAACAGAACGGAAGTATGGATATTCACCAAAAATTATTTACGCTTTGCCGTTTACAAGCGTCATCGACCAAAACGAAAAAGTCATTCGTGATTTGTTAAGTCAGTTAGCCGATTTTCACGCGAATGAACAACGGTATTTAGTGAAGCATCACCACTTATCTACCTTCCAATACAAAACTGAAAACGAGGAATTGCCACTTCGTAAAGCGTTGTTGCTGACGGAAAGCTGGGAGGCAGAACTGATTGTCACGACATTTGTGCAATTGTTTCATACACTGATTGGCTACGAAAATTGCACGTTGAAAAAATTCCACCAAATCGCCGGAAGCATTATAATTCTCGACGAAATTCAAAACGTGCCGATTGAGTATTGGCCATTATTTCGTTCTGTATTGCATAAAATGGCAGAATTGTTTTCCTGCAAAATTTTGCTATTAACGGCTACGCAACCGCTCATTTTTACTGAAGGAGAGACAATTGAGCTTCTTGAATCCGAGAACGTAAAACCGATTGATTTCTTTAAAGAAATGGAACGTGTCGAGCTTCATTGGTTAGGGGGAGAAAAAGGCGCGTATAGTCCTATTGAATGGATAGAGTTGTTTCAAAGCCGCTTTGAAGATGGAAAAAACTATTTAGCGATTTTTAACACAATTAAGACATCGATAGAAATTTATGAAGGGATAAAAGAATGGTTAATCGAACGCGGTTATGAGGTGATCTACCTTTCTACAAATATTGTGCCTCGTGAGCGGAAACGACGCATTGAGCAAATTAAACAGCTTTTAAGAGAGAAGAACAAAGTCGTTGTTATTTCTACGCAAGTTGTGGAAGCGGGAGTCGATGTTGATTTTAATGTGGTGTATCGCGATTTGGGGCCAATTGATTCTATCGTACAAGCTGCGGGGCGCTGCAATCGCAACAGAAAATTACATGAACTTGGTAAGGTGTATATTACTCCGATTGAGCGTGACGGAAAGTTAGAGTCACAGTATGTATATGGGGCTGTTCATACAAAGATAGCGAAAGAAGTACTGCCAAAAACAGCGGTTTCCGAGCACCAATTTTTTGATATCATTGCCCAATATTTTACTGATGTGCGAGGCAATAAAGCGTTTACTGCTTCTGATGGAATTATAAAAGCGATCGAAGAGTTAAAATTTGACGCAAAAGATAAACAAGGAAGCAAAAACGAGCCGGAATATGTATCCGAATTTCGGTTAATTGAAGATGCGCATCAAGCGGTGGATGTATTTGTCGAAGCAGAAGAACAAGCGACGAATATTTGGCAGCAATACATTCAGAAGGTGATCGAAGAGAAAGATTTCGAAATCCGATTCGAAAATTATTTGGGCATGAAAAAAGAAGTGCGCCAATATGTCATTTCGGCCCCGATTAAACTAGTAAAGAATCTTGACCGTGATTTGTTTGATAAAACAAGAATGCTTTACTTATCCAATGACATCTTAAACCAATACTACAATTGCGAATATGGGCTGATTCGCACAAGTGAGATGGTGGATGCATGGATTATGTAA
- the cas4 gene encoding CRISPR-associated protein Cas4 has product MDYVMDVNGTHIWYYFICKREVWLIIHQIAADQEDDNLEIGRFISETSYQREKKELLIGNIKVDRIRREGDTLVVGEVKKSSTYEKSALYQLLYYLDTLRKMGIEAKGELLFPKEKKVTKVEWTEEGKQVLEEAIADIRRISRLPVPPEPKKIGFCRSCAYREYCFAEES; this is encoded by the coding sequence ATGGATTATGTAATGGATGTGAATGGAACGCATATTTGGTATTACTTTATTTGCAAGCGCGAAGTTTGGCTGATTATTCATCAAATCGCTGCTGATCAAGAAGATGATAACCTTGAAATTGGCCGCTTCATTTCGGAAACGAGCTATCAGCGCGAGAAAAAAGAGCTGCTTATCGGCAATATTAAAGTGGACCGAATTCGCCGCGAAGGGGATACGCTAGTTGTCGGTGAAGTGAAGAAATCATCAACATATGAAAAAAGCGCTCTCTATCAATTGTTGTACTATCTTGATACATTGCGAAAAATGGGGATTGAAGCGAAAGGAGAGCTGTTATTTCCAAAAGAAAAGAAAGTAACGAAAGTGGAATGGACAGAAGAAGGAAAACAAGTTTTGGAAGAGGCGATTGCTGATATCCGCCGCATTTCTCGCTTGCCAGTCCCTCCAGAGCCGAAGAAAATTGGATTTTGTAGAAGCTGCGCATATCGTGAATATTGTTTTGCGGAGGAATCGTGA
- the cas1b gene encoding type I-B CRISPR-associated endonuclease Cas1b: MKKTLYIFQSGELIRQDNSICFETAERKRVLPVEDVNDIYIFGEVNVTKKFLELMAQKNICIHYFNYYGYYTGTFYPREHLNAGHVILKQAEAYLNSEKRLALARKFIDGSIGQMIQVLKYYQNRTQANSDKFKEMILDFQLSREKLEQWTSVEEMMSTEGHVREKYYSMFDDILNRNPDFLFEKRSKRPPLNRLNAMISFGNQICYTMVLSEIYKTYLDPRISYLHATNFRRFSLNLDVAEIFKPVMVDRLIFTLVNKKMITKKDFDKHMEGILLSEEGRKKFIEELDKRMKTTVNHRHLGKSVSYRRLIRLELYKIQKHLLGEKEYEPYRSLW, from the coding sequence ATGAAAAAGACGCTCTATATTTTTCAAAGCGGCGAGCTGATTCGTCAAGACAACAGTATTTGTTTTGAGACAGCCGAGCGAAAACGGGTGCTTCCTGTTGAAGATGTTAATGATATTTACATTTTCGGAGAAGTAAATGTCACAAAGAAGTTTTTGGAGCTTATGGCACAAAAAAATATTTGTATTCACTATTTTAATTATTACGGCTACTATACGGGAACGTTTTATCCACGGGAGCATTTAAACGCAGGGCACGTCATATTAAAACAGGCGGAAGCGTATTTAAATTCGGAGAAGCGTCTTGCTTTAGCGCGGAAATTCATCGACGGTTCGATCGGGCAAATGATACAAGTTTTGAAATATTATCAAAACCGTACACAAGCCAACAGCGATAAATTTAAGGAAATGATTCTGGATTTTCAATTAAGTCGAGAAAAACTGGAACAATGGACGAGTGTCGAGGAAATGATGTCGACTGAAGGACATGTGCGAGAAAAATATTATAGTATGTTTGATGACATATTAAATCGTAATCCAGATTTTTTGTTCGAAAAACGTTCTAAGCGACCGCCGCTCAACCGTCTAAATGCGATGATTAGTTTTGGAAATCAGATTTGCTATACGATGGTGTTAAGTGAAATCTACAAGACGTATCTTGACCCACGCATCAGTTATTTACACGCGACAAATTTTCGACGTTTTTCGTTGAATTTAGACGTTGCGGAAATATTTAAACCAGTTATGGTCGATCGCCTCATTTTTACTCTAGTAAATAAAAAGATGATTACAAAAAAAGATTTTGACAAACATATGGAAGGGATTTTGTTATCAGAAGAGGGAAGGAAAAAATTTATTGAGGAATTGGACAAGCGCATGAAAACAACAGTAAACCACCGGCATCTTGGAAAGTCCGTCTCA